CTATTTCTAACGCTAAGTTACTGATGATCTCAAGCAGCTTGCTTTTGCCGATCGGTTTTAGTAAATAATCTCTCGCTCCAAGACGAACTGCCTCTTGCGCGTAAGCAAACTCACTGTGTGCAGAGATGACCACCCATTTGACATAAGGATACCGCCGCTTAGAAATCCTCATAAACTCCAAGCCATTCATTCCTGGCATGAGAATATCTGTTAAGACGATATGAATGGGCTGTTCTTCCATAATCTTGACAGCTTCTTCTGTCGACGCAGCAACATGAACACAATAATCTGGATATATACTTCTTATTGTACGCTTGATGCCTTCGCGGATCACCCGTTCATCATCAGCTATGAGAATGTTCACGATTGCTCTCTCCTTCCTGCGGAATCGGCAGCACGATAGCCACTTCGGTTCTTTCTCCAGGTAAACTTCGTATCACAAGACCATATGATTCTCCGAACATATGCTGGAGCCGTCGATGTAGATTTTGAAGACCTATCCCCATTTTCCCATTTTCTTTTGTTGTTGGCCGGTCCAAGGATTCCACCAATGCATTTAGCTTCGCTGCATCCATCCCCTTACCATTATCCTGAACAATGATGTTTAGCACTCCAGCTTCTTCAAGTGTACTAACCATCAGAATCCCTTGGCGGTCAAGCGATTCCAAACCATGTTTTACTGCATTTTCAATGACCGGCTGTACAGTCATCTTGGGAAGGCGAACATCTAACCATCGTTCATCTATATTCATCTCAATCCGTAGACGACCTTCCAGTCGGATTGAAATAATATTAAGATAGTGTCCGATTTGTTCCAGTTCTTCTCGAAGAGTGACTTCTACGTCGGCTTCCCAATGACTACTGTACCTGAACATCGAAGAAAGCGAGAGAACAAGTTCGCCCAGCTGCTCATTTCCTTCCTCATCCAGCATCCAATAAATCATATCCAGTGTATTGTATAGAAAATGTGGGTTTACTTGAGATTGCAAAGCATGAAGCTCAGCATTCTTCTCACTGACGGAAGAGAGCTTTACCCGCTCGATCAGTTCTTCGATTCGGCGAACCATGCGATTGAAGGAAGCAACAAGGATATTAATCTCTTGATAAGAAGAAACATTCACCATTCCCCGGAAATTACCGATCTCCACTTGCTTCATCTCTCGGATCACCTTTTTAAGCGGTAAAGAAATCGTTCGTGAAACAATGGAAGCTATCAGGATGGAGACGAGTACGAGGATAGAGAATACAATGAACAGATAACGTTTCATCTCTACCAATTCCACATTTAGGTCGCGATCAGGAGTAATACTAAGCACCCACCATCCGGAGAAGGACAGTTTAGAAGCGACGAGCAGACGATTCGATTTCTGTTCGACCACTACATTTTGGGAGTTCTGCAAAGATGGGAGTTGCCTTAAATCAGGTTCCTGATCTTTTGCTGAGGATACGAATCGTCCATCCTGCGACATTAAATACACCTGACTATGCTCTCCCAGCTTTACATTATCAAGTGCATCTAGAACAGGCTTCGGATTCATCTCATACAGAACAATACCAATCGGTTTGTGCTCATTAAGATCGTAAATCTGACGACCGAAGGCAAACACAGGACTATCCTCCACTTGATCGATAAGTGAATGTTCATAGACGCCGAGCCAGACCATTTTACCGGAGGAAGCCTGAAGCTGATGATACCAATCCTCCTTCATATATCCTGGATCAACCACATTCATATAGTTTCCGTAATTATAAATCTTTCCTTTATCCGTAATGACATGGATCCCTACGAGGTCATCCCTCGAATAAAAGATAGCTCCGAGAATATTCGTAATCGTCTGTTCATTGATGTAGGCTACTGCGGGCTCATTGCTTGTTTCATTAAGGAGACGTATCAATTCAAAGTTATTGCTGAGTGATTTAGAAAGACTGTCATAGCCCTTGTACAGCAAGCTGAAAAGATCAGCCGTCTGAGCGACATTTTTCTGCGACAAATCACTAATTTTCTCATGAAACTGTACCGTTGTCCGGTTGTAGTAGAGCAGACTCACAATCAGTAGAATGCTAGACATACAAAAAAGAAACAGCAAAAACAATCGATGGTGGATGGAATGAAAGCTGTTTCTCAAAAAGGCTTCCCTCCTCAAACTCATCTGTCCTGCTGCTTCTTCATTATAATTCCATTATTGTAATTTGCAATATAGTATTATCCTTTTACTGCTCCTGCCACCATTCCTTTCGTGATCTGATTAGATAGGAAGAAATAAATTAAAATGACGGGCAGTGCACCCATGACTAGAAAAGCGCCGATATTACCATAGTTAACAGAATACTGGCTAACAAATGTGTACACGCCAAAGGGCAAAGTCTTCAATTTCTCGGAGGAAATGAAGGTGGCCGCTAAGATATACTCATTCCAAATGTTAATGAACGTTAGAATACACACTGTCATTACCGGCGGTACGGAAACAGGAAGAATGATCGTGCGGAAGATACGATATACGCTCGCCCCATCGATAAAGGCCGATTCTTCGATTTCATGCGGAATGCTTTTCATAAACCCACTTAAAATGAACACCGCTATAGGAGTAGAAAAAGCAACATAAGGCAATATGAGCGATAAATGTGTATTCAGAACATGCACATTTTTGAAAATGATCATCAGCGGTAGTAAAGTGGCCTGCATGGGAATCATCATCCCCATTAAGAATATCGTCATGACCAAGTTGCCGTAACGCCAACGGAACCGAGAGATCGCATAAGCTACCATCGAGCTAAGCAGAATGACGAAGATCATCGTTACACCGGTAACCATTACGCTGTTGGATAAATACTTTAGATAACTACCGGACTTATAAGCCTCGCTATAGTTATGCCACTGAAATACATTAGGAAATGAGAAAAAACTGCCATCCAGAATCTCTTCATTGGTCTTCAAGGAATAGAGTAGTAGCCAAAGAAGAGGATATAGCTGGGTAACGACAGGAATCGCAAAGAGAAGATACACGAATCCTTTCTTGACTTTCCGCATGATCGCGCACTCCTTTGCTAACTGAATTTTTTTTCAAGTTTATTAAAGATAGTATTAATGCCAGCAGTAAATACAAGGCACAGTATGACCAAGAACGAAGCGATCGCACTACCATATCCATATTTAAAAGATAGGAATGAGCTGTTGTACATATGTGTGGAAATAACATCTGTAGCATGAGCGGGTCCACCGGCTGTCATGACCATGACGAGATCAAAAGCCTGCAAAGACCCTATAAAGGCGAGTACAATAGATATTTTAAAGATTGGAATAATCAGCGGAAAAGTGATATAGCGATCGGCTTTGAATCCGTCAGCCCCATCGATCTTTGCCGCTTCATACAGCTCATCCGGGATATTCTGAACACCGGTATATTGAATCAGCAAATGGTAGCCGAAATATTGCCAAAGAGATACTGCATAGAGCGCGAACATTGCAATTTTAGGTTCTGTGATCCAATTATGAGTCCAGCTATCTAGCCCAAGTGAGATCAGAACGCCATTCAACATCCCTCCCATGGAGACAGGGTCATAAATCGTTTTCCAGAGCTGCCCAATGATGACCACTGATAAAATAACCGGCGTAAAGTAAATAGAAACTAAAGTGTTTCCTTTTCTCACGTACCGATTTAGAAGGATAGCCATCAACAAACAAAATGGAATTTCCACCATGGAGGCAACAGCATAGAGCAAGGTTCTCCTTACAGATGGCCAAAACACTGGATCATGAAAAAACATCTCTTTGAAATTAGCAAGTCCAGCAAATGTTTTCGTAGTCGTAATTCCGTCCCATTGTAGCAATCCTGTATAAAAGGATACTAGGATAGGAGCAAACACCAAGCACACATACAAAAGCAGGCAAGGTAACACGAAGACGGCTATTGTGCGCGCTGGAACCTTTAGTACCTTCATTATTTCCGCCCCCTAGAATATAAACACGATGCGAAGAAGCGTTTAAGCACCCTCGCATCACGTTTGGAAACCTTCTTATTTATTTGCTTCAAATGCGGTTTGATGTTCTTTTGCCACTTGAGCGGAATCCATTTTTTGAACAAAAAGATTCTGGATGCTGCTGAGATGTACTTGCGCCGTAGCTGGGTTCATAGTATTGTCAAAGGCCAAGTCTCCACCTTTAACCTGATTGAACAATCCTGAAATGTTGATCGCCAGATCAGAATAACCTGCGGCTTTCAAATCTCCCTCCACTTTTTGACCAATCCCTACAGCATTTTTAAGTTCAAATTGTTTTTTAGGAAGGTTCAGTGTGAAGAAGTTCAAGAAGTCTTTCGTTTCTTGTAAATGCTCACTGTTCGCAGAAATGGCAAATGCGCTACCTGGTGCGAGCATGAATTCATTTGGATCCCCTTTACCATTGACGGATGGGAATTGGAAGGCTCCTGCTTTACCAGCCACAGAGGAAGCGTCAACTGCACCTGTTTCCCATGAACCGATCACCCACATAGCAGCTTTACCAGATTTGAAGATATTACCGCCTGCGTTAGCATCAATCGAAGTAGCTCCATCTGGGAATGCACCTGCTTGCACGAGATCTTGGAAACGATCTACAGCTTCTACGAAAGCAGGATCTTCAAATGTTTTTTTACCATCCAGTACATCTTGAAGGAAACCAGGACCTCCATTTGTGCGAAGCAGGATATTCATGAACAAGAATGAACCCGTCCAGGAATCTTTTTCACCGATTGCGATTGGCGTAATGCCCTTTGCTTTAAAGATCTTAACATCTTGGAGTAATTCATCGAATGTTTTAGGGGTGTCTTTAATGCCGGCTTGCTCGAATAGTTCTTTATTGTAGTAGACTACCTCGATGTTATTACCATCTGGTAGTGCATAAACATTGCCATCGAAGCTGTAGTAATCGAGAAGACCGGATTGATAGGTGTCTTTCAGTCCATTTTGATCCAGCATGTCATTCAGGGGAGCGAACAATTTAGCATCAACGAAAGGTTTCATTTGTGCAGCTGGGTTAACAATCGTAATATCAGGAATTTCTTTGGAAGCGGCTTGTGTTTTCAATTTGACCTTTTGCTGGTCCGTATTTAAAGTATCCAGTTCGATGTGAATGTTAGGGTTTTCTTTTTCGTACTGATCGACTAACTCATGAAGCATCTTGTAAGAAGGTGTTGCTGGATCTGGGTAAATATTTTGAAAAGTAATAGTGACCTTCTTAGCGCTTTCGGTTTTTGTAGTTCCAGCATCTGGAGCATTCGTAGCTGTATTACCTTTAGACTCTGTATCGCCTTTACTCTCATTGTTTGAATTTCCACACGCTGCCATACTTAAAACCAAAGCTGCTGATAACGCAATTGTTGAAGTTGCCTTCATTTTTTTGCTGACCATTGTTTGACGCCCCCTGTTTTCGTTATAGGCTAATTATTGTACTGTTAAGCGCTTTCAACAAGGTGTAAAAATTAAGATAAATGGTTTGTTTTTTCTAGAAAAATACAAAATATGTCCGAACATAACGAAACACCCGCTTATTCGGGCGTTTCGATTAAAAATATTTTCGATATTCTGTCTGTTGCAGGCTTAGTTCTATAGCCAATGTTCCTTGCCTGAGAACTCGTTCAATCAGATGTTGAACCAAAATCGGTAATCTTAAGCTTTAGATCAAAGGTCAATGGAATCTGAGTAAATTTCTCGTCCCAATGATCCTTAATCTGTTTCCAGACATGCGGCTTTTCAATGCTAAACCAATCCCCGAATCCTGCTACATCCACTTTGTAGGTGAACTGCATTTTGTGGATAAGACCATTGATATGTTGGGTTAATTTCTCTTCAAATATCTTCTCTAGTTCTTTGAAATAAACAACATCCGAGGAATGCGCATCAACATCCCAATTCTCAATTAGGCGTCCAGTGGACTCAATTGCAACATGAAATGATATCTTCTTATCATCGGTCTCATTCAGCGTAATCTTGCTCTTAACGGATTTAATCTCATAAGTAATTGAATCGTTCGACTGATCATATGCTTTGATGCTCCCGCCTTTTATATCCCCCTTGATCCAGGCAATACTCTCCACATCATTTGGGTCGAGATTGCCGATCCAATGTCCTGTATCTCCCTTGATAATACCGGCTCCGGAAAATTTGACCTCACCTTGTGCCTCCACAACGTTCTGCAACACAAAGCTTTGCTTGGAATACATCAGCCCATCTAGATTCGATAACGTTATGCCCTTCATAACTTTACTGGTTCTGAAGTTGTTACGGACCATCTCCACCAGTCGAAAGGAAGGAATCTCCTCCTCGGTCGTCATAAGCGTATCGGACGCACGCCCTTGGCTAAGAAATATGAGACAGCTCGGACGGATATCGTTATCTCGCAGTACAAAGTCCATTAACTGCCTGATCTTCTCCTGTTGCACTAGATCCTCAGAAATGACTATAACCTTGAGGTGATTGCCTATAATCGGACGGTTCTTTCGTATGGAGAATTGACGGAATACTTCAAACAGAGAATCCCCTGTTTCTGAAATATTGGAAAAATGGGTTTTGGGTGTTTCGCCGCCTTTTCCGGAGCTTCCGATTGTTCTTCCAGGCACAATTTGTACGGTTGCCGTAACTTTATTATGCTTTTGGTAGCTCCCTCCACGTTCCTCAAATTCCCGCTCGAGCGCTTTAGGTTCCCCCTTGTCAAGCGCCAATCCCGTAATAACACTCAGGTCTTCAATTTCTTTACTGCTCCAACAACCAGGCTGCGTAAGCAGAATCATGAATATTAACAGTAAGTGTATAACCCTCTGTCTAAACATTCTGCTTGAGTCCTTTCTTCCTGATCAGTAATACAATCGACAATAACAGTGGCAACAACATAAAAATCAGCACACCCATATAGCCAATCGAATTACCAAGACTGAAGACATCATTGATGCGTTGAGGGATCATCGTGCAGATGAAAATTACAGGCATTAAGGCAAACATCACCGGATGGATCTTCAGGTTGAACACTTGCGAGATTCCAAGTGACGCATTAAAGAAAAAGCTGCAAAAATTGCAGAACATCTGCATCAGCCAGATGACCAACAACGGAAATTCAAATCGTTCAAAAAAGAAACCTGAAATTTCAAAGCTCCGTACCAAATCTATCGTAGGATAGGTGCTGGTGATTACTGAATTGATAGATAGACCGCCGACCACCATTACGACAGTAATCAGATACAGCATCAGCGGGATGCATAATCCGACCAACATTCCCTTGACTGCTTGCTGTGGATGCTGCATAAAGGCCGTCATTGTCATCACAACCTCACAACCGGTAAAGACCAGGATGCTCGACTTCATGCCCCGGATCACCGGCATCATGCCTTCACTCAGAAAAGGACGCAAATGCTGGATATCAAAAATCCTGGTGCTTAAGATAAAACAAATAATCAGGATAAAGATACTGATTGGAAACACAATCTGAAATACGCGAGCAATGGAATTAATCCCACCGTACACCAAGTAAGTACCAACCCAGATGAACGGCATCACAATCGCCCAGATTGGTGTCCCTTCCAGAAGAAAGAACAATGTTACTTCCGCCAGTACACGAATTTCGAATCCCGCAATCACAATAAAATACAGAATCAACAGTGAACTCAGTACACCGCCTGGAAGATTTCCAACAATTTTTTTAGAATACTGAAAGACAGTTTTACCTGGGAATTGCTGGCTAAGCTTCACCATAACCAGTATCACTATTAACACGACGATACCACCCAGCATCACAGAAATCCAGGCATCTGGAGTCTTCACAGCTTGGACAATTTCTCTGGGCAAGGTCAGTATTCCAGCTCCTAGCATCGAATTCGTCAATACTATGGCAGCCTGCGAGGTTGTGATCTTGTCATCAGTACGTTTGAACACTGTGGTCTCCCCTCTACTCATGCTAAGATACATTCTCTAGGACCTGCGCTTTTTCTTTTGGGTCTTCAGCATCTCCGGTCTTCGCTTCATGATGGATAACGGCGCACGGACGAATAAATCCTTCCAGTCACTTACCCGGAAAGGCGAGATAGGGGTGATGTAAGGAACCCCGAAGCTTGAAAGTCGAGTCAGATGACTACAAATCAGCAGAAAGAACAGGATGGTTCCGAACATGCCCAGGACCGCCGCAAATAACATGCCTGCGAATCGTAAGATTCGGAGGGTAATGCCGGCACTGTACATCGGTATGGAAAATGAAGAGATCGCTGTCACGGCGACAACAATTACTAGAAAGGGACTTACAATACCGGCCTGTACCGCGGCATCTCCAATGATCAGACCTCCGACAATCCCCATTGCTGGACCTATGGGTTTCGGCAGACGAATTCCAGCTTCACGCAAGATTTCAATGGAAATCTCCAGAATCAACACTTCGATTAAAGCAGGAAAGGGTACTCCTTGGCGTGTTTCGATAATGGAAATCGCCAGCTGAGTAGGAATTAGCCCCGGATGAAAGGAGATAAAGGAAATATATAGCGCAGGGGCTAACAGAGCCAGAAATGCTGCGCAAAATCGTAGCACCCGTAAAAGTGTACCTGGAAGCCAGCGCTCATAATAATCCTCGGGAGACTGCATAAGCATACTGAATGTCACTGGCACAACGAGTGCAAACGGTGTGCCATCCAGCAAAATAGCGATTCTCCCCTCTAATAAGGAGGCAATCACACGGTCGGGTCTTTCCGTATTTTGTGTTTGCTGAAACGGACTTAAATAATCATCCTCGATCAACTGCTCCACATAGCCAGATTCCAGAATGAAATCCATATCAATTTTGGAGATCCGATCCTTCACTTCCTGTAGCAGATCGGGATTTACAATGTTTTTCATATAAGCGATAACCAAGTTCTTCTTGATTTCGCTGCCTACTTCAACCATTTTCATTTCCAGGTTCTTATTGAGCCCTTGACGCCGCAGCATTGAAGTATTTTCGCTGAGCACTTCAGTAAAGCCAATCCGTGGTCCCCGCAATAAAGCTTCCGAGGTCGGCTCAGTAATTGAGCGCACTGCTCCATGCGGAAAGCCCACCAGCAGCATCTCACGCATGCCTTCGACAATCAACGCAGTGTATCCAAACAGGACAGACTCCTGCAGTTGGTCCAGATCCCTGGCTTCACTAAGCTGAGCCAGCGGGAGCATATTCTGTTTCATATAGGTGTATATATCTTTCGAAGCCTGCGCATCACCGGCAAACATCAGATTCTGCAGCACCTGCTGATTGATTAGCTCTTCGTCCTGCATACCCTCCACGTAGACCAACGCGGCACGTGCCTGAATACCTTTGACTGAGAATTCACGGAAATGCACATCTCCGTTTCCCCCTAATGCCGTTTTTATTGCTGCTAGGTCGGCATCATAGTCCTGGGTAAACGCAGAAGACACACGGTGCTGCGGATTTGCTTCCCGTTTGTCCCCCTTCTTCAGTTCCGCTTCCTGTGATTTGGCCCCTGTCTCCCTAGAGCGTCCGCTTCCAACATAAAAATACAAATACCTGTAAAGATAATAAACTCCTATGGGAAAGAACAGCGTTATCGCCGCTTGCATAAAAATTGTCCAGTCCGGAATATAAGAGACTATTTTAGACCACATCGCAATCATCCTCTTATAGGAATCTTCTAGATACTATTCTCCTTCCGCCCCATTTTTATACAGCTTTTGGAACAGCAGGAAAGGCTAAAACGACGCAAGCGGGATAAAATGTTGTTATGGGGTCCGAACATAACAAAACGCCCACAGAAGCGGACGTTTTGATTTAAAATATATTTCCGATTATTTACTGAGGCTGACGCCACTGTTTCAGCACTTCTATAAGACCGGGAACATCTAATCCATCCAAAGAAAATGCTTTGCGAAGTAGCTCGTGAGGAATAAACTCGTCATACTTTCCGAGATAGGGCGCTTCATCCGGAGATAGCAGTGTTAGAGGATCTGTGGCAGCCATGCTTTCAGCGATAATCTCCGCTTCCAGCATTTCTGCATCTGCCTTACCGGCAACGACCATATAATAGGGTTCCATAGGTACAATAGAACGTAGTCCCAGTGAACTCTTTAAGTTATTCTTGAGAAGGCGCTCCAGCGTGCGGAATTGCCGACTACCCGCCCACGGTAGGATAAACATCGAATCTCCACCTGCTGGCATAACGGAGCGTTCAAGCATTCCACTTTCCTTCGCTAAACGACGGGCTCTTTCAAGCCGCGCTGCCGCACTCGGAGCTAAATACGGATACAAGGCAGTTGCGCCTAAGACTTCACGTATTTTGGTCATAATTCGTGTATGAACATCCCCACCCGCTCCAAGCCATAACGTATCCACTTTACCGCGTGAGGTTTTCACATAAACTGCTTTATGGCGATTATCGACTTCTTCTACCTTCCAAAGCTTCCCCGCCAGAGTGAAGCAGTAGCCAGGAGGTGGTACCGTTGTAATCGAACCGATCTCTTCAGTCCCGTTATAGACAACATGCTCTTCATCGTCTTTGAAGACTGCGTAAAAGCGGAAGTTGTTCACGATCTTCTCCCCCGCCATCCCGATAATCAAGCTACCTTCATCCATCTTCTCGACTTGTCCCATAGCCAGCATATAAGTCATGAAGATATCGTAGTCCGTAGGATCTATGCCATTAAAGGAAGGTAAGCTCAGAACAGCTTCCTTTAATTCCTCCGGCTCCGCCTCCCCCATACTCTTCAATATGCTCATCGTCTGATGGTATAGCAGCCCAACTGGCAGCTGGCGCACCACCTGTGGTTCAACCCACTTCTCGCGTACATATAGCTCTATAACCGCTATCGCTCGCAGCAGCGTCCAAGGCATCCGAGCCGGAAGCTGCGCTTCCTCATCCTCTTCCTCGGGCGTGACAAAGATCATCTCGGATGCGGCGTCACCGCGCCTGCCCGAGCGACCCAGTCGCTGCACAAAGCTTGCGCAGCTATAAGGTGCGCCGACCTGGAGCACTCGCTCCAGCTCTCCTAGATCAATGCCCAGCTCCAGCGTCAATGTCGCTGCCGCAACTGCAGGTCCGGAACCTTGCCGCAGCGCGGCTTCCGTCTCTTCGCGGAGCATCGCGGAGATACTGCCATGGTGAACGTGAAAGACATCCCGTTCCCCACGCTTCGCGGCCGTTCTCCGCAGCTCAAGGGTCGCCGTCTCCGCATCCGAGCGGCTGTTCGTGAAGATCAACGCTTTCTTAAGATGCGTGTGATCATAAATGAAATCGTAGTAAGACTGCTTCGCGCGTTCTAAATGCTCCGCCTGCACTTCGTCCCGTGCATCTGGAAAAGAGAAATGCTCCACACTTAAACGGAGCTTACGCCCGCCTTGTGGAGCGGAGACTTCAACGCTCTCCCGCGTGCCTGCTGCCAGCCACTCCGTTACGGAGGCATAGTCACTAAGCGTGGCCGATAGACCGATTCTGCGCGGTTGGCATCCCGCCATTCGGGAGATTCTCGCTAGTTGACTCAAGACCTGAATCCCTCGATCAGCGCCCATAAAGGCATGCACCTCGTCAATAACAATGAAACGTAGATCATGGAACAGCGCTGGAATGGCATTCGGGCGATTCATCAATAGTCCTTCAAGGGATTCAGGGGTAATCTGTAGCACGCCGGAAGGATTCTGCACGAGTTTGGTTTTATCGGCTTGCGGAACATCACCATGCCAATGCCACACCGGAATGTTGCCTTCACGGAGTAAATCGTTCAGCCGTGTAAATTGATCGTTGATCAGTGCCTTCAATGGTGCGATATACAGAATCCCCACTGAATCGGAAGGACGTTCATACAGCTCGGTAAGCGCCGGAAAAAAAGCTGCCTCTGTCTTGCCAGAAGCTGTACCCGAAGCAATCAGTAAGTGATGCGGCGTATCAAACAGAACACGGCAGGCATCCACCTGCGCCTCGCGCAGGGTCTCCCAGCGGTTCTTATAAATGAATTCTTTAATAAATGGAGCCAGCCTATAAAACGGATTATCACTCATAATTCAAACTCCGCCAGGAACCCATCCAGCTCGTTTTGTTCTGTCTCAACAGGTTTAGAGGTCCGTTCACCTACTAGCTTCTCGAATGAGATCTCCGGATGCTGGTGCAGTGTGTGTAGCAGATCCATGAAATCTCGAACCACCTCGCGCGGAGTCAAGAGTTCGTCAGCCCCTAATCTCCCTACGGCTTCTTCCATAAAATGAACCAATTGTTCCTGCGTTAACTGTGCTTCATAACCATAATGAAGAGCATGGATATCTCTAAGCTTTTGTAAAAGAACCAGAATCTCTTCGTGTGAGAGCATGTCCAGCGCAATGATAGGTCCAGTGTAATTATTCAGACCCGCCGCACCATATCGTCCTGCAACTAATCTAGAACGCAGTGCCTCATAGCTAAATAACCCACGCCTTCCATCCTCCACAAATTGCGGAGTACCTCCTATAAAAATTCCTAAGCTTTCTGCCTTGCCTTGCATTGTATCGTTGAACATCGTAAGCAGTTTCTCATAGTTACTCTGACGTGAGATGCTGTTCGTGATTTTGTAGAGATTGACGCCTTCGTCTATAAACAGTAGCAGTCCCTTATAACCAATAGCAGAAGTGAATTCCGCCCACAGCTTCATATAATCATACCAATTGTCATCATCAATAATCACGCCTACACCGAGTGCTTTTCGTGCTTCCGTTCGAGTGGCGAATTCACCTCTTAGCCAGCGAAGAGAATCCTGCTTCAATTCATCGTCAGCGAGCTTATGTGCATTCCAATAAGAAGCCAGCACTTTGGCAAAATCAAATCCATGTACCAAACCGCGCATTTCAGAGGCTACAGCATAGATTCGTTTCTCTACTTCGTCACCAAGCTGGGGGTGATCAGGGCCGTATTCATTCTCCTGCATCACTGACTGCTGAAGCGTAATGATCCATTTTTGTAGTATAATCTCTAGTGCTCCTCCATCTGGACGCGTCCGGGTAGATAAATGACTCATCAGCTCACGGTAAGTTGCGAGACCTTGTCCTTTCGTTCCCACTAATCTTCGTTCAGGGGATAGATCAGCATCTGCTACAACAAAATCACGGTCCATTGCATAATTACGGATCATCTGCAGAAGAAAGCTTTTTCCGCTACCGAATTTTCCTGTAATCAGCTTAAAAGCAGCTCCACCCTCCGCAATGTTGTCCATATCTCTCAATATAGCTTCAATCTCTGGCCGGCGGCCGACAGCTATATGCTCTAGTCCGATACGCGGAACCACACCGGCTGTCAGTGAATTGACTAGCGCTGTCGTCATGCGTTTGGGTATTTTTAATGCACTCATCAAAAGTTCACCTCATTAAATATTAAGCAGATTAGTTGTATATTCCTCTGCTATTTCTTCTCCGTCTATGATCAAGTCACCGAGAATGTCCATTGCGATTTCATTAATCTCGTCAATCAAGAGCTCTGACATCGTGCCGTTTGCAGCAGCTAGCTTCTGCAGTGCTTGTCTTCCGTCCTCTTTCAAAAGAGCAAGCAGAGCTCCTCGT
The window above is part of the Paenibacillus sp. FSL K6-0276 genome. Proteins encoded here:
- a CDS encoding sensor histidine kinase, which codes for MRNSFHSIHHRLFLLFLFCMSSILLIVSLLYYNRTTVQFHEKISDLSQKNVAQTADLFSLLYKGYDSLSKSLSNNFELIRLLNETSNEPAVAYINEQTITNILGAIFYSRDDLVGIHVITDKGKIYNYGNYMNVVDPGYMKEDWYHQLQASSGKMVWLGVYEHSLIDQVEDSPVFAFGRQIYDLNEHKPIGIVLYEMNPKPVLDALDNVKLGEHSQVYLMSQDGRFVSSAKDQEPDLRQLPSLQNSQNVVVEQKSNRLLVASKLSFSGWWVLSITPDRDLNVELVEMKRYLFIVFSILVLVSILIASIVSRTISLPLKKVIREMKQVEIGNFRGMVNVSSYQEINILVASFNRMVRRIEELIERVKLSSVSEKNAELHALQSQVNPHFLYNTLDMIYWMLDEEGNEQLGELVLSLSSMFRYSSHWEADVEVTLREELEQIGHYLNIISIRLEGRLRIEMNIDERWLDVRLPKMTVQPVIENAVKHGLESLDRQGILMVSTLEEAGVLNIIVQDNGKGMDAAKLNALVESLDRPTTKENGKMGIGLQNLHRRLQHMFGESYGLVIRSLPGERTEVAIVLPIPQEGESNREHSHS
- a CDS encoding extracellular solute-binding protein — its product is MVSKKMKATSTIALSAALVLSMAACGNSNNESKGDTESKGNTATNAPDAGTTKTESAKKVTITFQNIYPDPATPSYKMLHELVDQYEKENPNIHIELDTLNTDQQKVKLKTQAASKEIPDITIVNPAAQMKPFVDAKLFAPLNDMLDQNGLKDTYQSGLLDYYSFDGNVYALPDGNNIEVVYYNKELFEQAGIKDTPKTFDELLQDVKIFKAKGITPIAIGEKDSWTGSFLFMNILLRTNGGPGFLQDVLDGKKTFEDPAFVEAVDRFQDLVQAGAFPDGATSIDANAGGNIFKSGKAAMWVIGSWETGAVDASSVAGKAGAFQFPSVNGKGDPNEFMLAPGSAFAISANSEHLQETKDFLNFFTLNLPKKQFELKNAVGIGQKVEGDLKAAGYSDLAINISGLFNQVKGGDLAFDNTMNPATAQVHLSSIQNLFVQKMDSAQVAKEHQTAFEANK
- a CDS encoding Ger(x)C family spore germination protein, which codes for MFRQRVIHLLLIFMILLTQPGCWSSKEIEDLSVITGLALDKGEPKALEREFEERGGSYQKHNKVTATVQIVPGRTIGSSGKGGETPKTHFSNISETGDSLFEVFRQFSIRKNRPIIGNHLKVIVISEDLVQQEKIRQLMDFVLRDNDIRPSCLIFLSQGRASDTLMTTEEEIPSFRLVEMVRNNFRTSKVMKGITLSNLDGLMYSKQSFVLQNVVEAQGEVKFSGAGIIKGDTGHWIGNLDPNDVESIAWIKGDIKGGSIKAYDQSNDSITYEIKSVKSKITLNETDDKKISFHVAIESTGRLIENWDVDAHSSDVVYFKELEKIFEEKLTQHINGLIHKMQFTYKVDVAGFGDWFSIEKPHVWKQIKDHWDEKFTQIPLTFDLKLKITDFGSTSD
- a CDS encoding sugar ABC transporter permease codes for the protein MKVLKVPARTIAVFVLPCLLLYVCLVFAPILVSFYTGLLQWDGITTTKTFAGLANFKEMFFHDPVFWPSVRRTLLYAVASMVEIPFCLLMAILLNRYVRKGNTLVSIYFTPVILSVVIIGQLWKTIYDPVSMGGMLNGVLISLGLDSWTHNWITEPKIAMFALYAVSLWQYFGYHLLIQYTGVQNIPDELYEAAKIDGADGFKADRYITFPLIIPIFKISIVLAFIGSLQAFDLVMVMTAGGPAHATDVISTHMYNSSFLSFKYGYGSAIASFLVILCLVFTAGINTIFNKLEKKFS
- a CDS encoding carbohydrate ABC transporter permease → MRKVKKGFVYLLFAIPVVTQLYPLLWLLLYSLKTNEEILDGSFFSFPNVFQWHNYSEAYKSGSYLKYLSNSVMVTGVTMIFVILLSSMVAYAISRFRWRYGNLVMTIFLMGMMIPMQATLLPLMIIFKNVHVLNTHLSLILPYVAFSTPIAVFILSGFMKSIPHEIEESAFIDGASVYRIFRTIILPVSVPPVMTVCILTFINIWNEYILAATFISSEKLKTLPFGVYTFVSQYSVNYGNIGAFLVMGALPVILIYFFLSNQITKGMVAGAVKG